A single genomic interval of Helianthus annuus cultivar XRQ/B chromosome 13, HanXRQr2.0-SUNRISE, whole genome shotgun sequence harbors:
- the LOC118485794 gene encoding uncharacterized protein LOC118485794, producing MALCRNYGYPDFFITITCIPKWPEIVRFIGDTSVKPEDRPDILCRLFKMKLDALIKDLKEKKFLGDINAVVYTVEFQKRGLPHAHLCVFMKADHKVPTVEHIDPFISAEIPDKNEDPELYSLVCDFMIHGPCGQANLKCPCMVGNRCSKNFPKKFLEATSVDSDGFPLYRRRDDGHTVIKKGVTLDNRSVVPYNKRLLRRYQAHINVEWCNQAGSIKYLFKYINKGPDRATVAVIDSDRGIDEEIPKDEIKEYYEARYVSACEASWRIFACEVHYRYPSVMRLPFHLPGQQNVVFSGEDDIEDVLNKPQVNSSIFLEWMNMNKKPETTKLTYVEFPSKYVWKLKDRCWQPRKNYVVVGRLYSVSPSLGEAYYLRILLTKGCMLCAWPIDDDNEYIECIKEASFTGNGHYLRSLFGTLLLSNTLSRPEIVWEKTWEFLSEDILYNMRKDYGFSGFAVSDERLKNITLSKIENYLIRNGSSLHRFSPMPVPDEDTTVYEANRLINEELSWDKDEVRAEFNKLHNSLNDDQRAVYNEIMIAVGRKTFLWKTLAASIRCNGHIVVNVASSGIASLLLSRGRTAHSRFHIPINLTEDSVCHIKPNSEIANLLDEAKLIIWDEAPMVHKHAFEALDRTLKDVLSVSDSRNSELPFGGKTIVFGGDFRQILPVAQNGTRQDIEHASLCSSYIWSTCKVLKLTRNMRLSLGSSSSNIDEINDFAKWLLEIGEGNIGDGNDGDSTIEIPNDLLITDSTDPIQSLIDFVYPSVLDRFKDCDYFSERAILAPKNEVVQVSMIVCLHYFPVKK from the exons ATGGCTTTATGTAGGAATTATGGGTATCCTGATTTTTTCATAACTATTACCTGTATTCCGAAATGGCCCGAGATAGTAAGGTTTATTGGTGACACATCAGTTAAGCCTGAAGACAGACCCGACATTCTTTGTAGATTGTTTAAGATGAAGCTTGATGCATTGATAAAAGACCTTAAGGAAAAAAAATTTCTTGGCGATATTAATGCTG TTGTTTACACCGTGGAATTTCAAAAGCGTGGTCTGCCACATGCTCATTTATGTGTTTTTATGAAAGCTGATCATAAGGTTCCTACTGTTGAACATATCGACCCTTTTATCTCAGCTGAGATTCCTGATAAAAATGAAGATCCTGAATTATATTCTCTGGTCTGTGACTTCATGATTCATGGTCCATGTGGACAGGCTAACTTGAAATGTCCATGCATGGTAGGCAACCGTTGTTCTAAGAATTTTCCAAAGAAGTTTTTGGAGGCTACTTCTGTTGATTCAGATGGATTTCCGCTTTATAGGCGAAGAGACGATGGTCACACAGTTATTAAGAAGGGTGTCACATTGGACAACAGGAGCGTCGTTCCATACAACAAAAGGCTTCTTAGAAGATATCAGGCGCACATCAATGTGGAGTGGTGCAATCAGGCAGGTTCAATTAAGTATTTATTTAAATACATTAATAAAGGACCAGATAGAGCCACTGTTGCTGTTATAGATTCAGACAGAGGGATTGACGAGGAGATACCGAAAGATGAAATAAAAGAATATTACGAGGCAAGATATGTTTCTGCATGTGAAGCAAGTTGGAGAATATTTGCATGTGAAGTTCACTATCGGTATCCGTCTGTTATGAGGTTACCATTTCATCTTCCAGGCCAGCAAAATGTAGTTTTCAGTGGTGAAGATGATATTGAAGATGTGCTAAACAAACCTCAGGTTAATTCTTCTATTTTTTTGGAATGgatgaacatgaacaaaaaaccAGAAACAACGAAACTTACGTATGTTGAGTTTCCATCAAAGTATGTTTGGAAGTTAAAGGATCGTTGCTGGCAGCCGCGAAAAAATTATGTTGTTGTTGGAAGACTTTATTCAGTTTCTCCTTCTCTTGGTGAAGCTTATTACCTTAGAATTCTTCTAACCAAG GGATGCATGTTATGCGCGTGGCCTATAGACGATGACAACGAATACATTGAGTGTATTAAAGAGGCCAGTTTTACAGGAAATGGTCATTATCTTCGTTCATTGTTCGGTACACTTCTTTTGTCTAATACTCTATCAAGACCAGAAATTGTTTGGGAGAAGACGTGGGAGTTTTTGTCGGAGGACATTTTATACAATATGCGGAAGGATTATGGGTTTAGTg GTTTTGCTGTCTCAGACGAGCGTTTAAAGAATATAACGTTGTCTAAAATCGAAAACTATCTTATCCGTAATGGATCCAGCTTGCATAGATTCTCACCAATGCCTGTTCCAGATGAAGATACTACAGTATATGAGGCTAACCGTCTAATAAATGAGGAGCTTTCTTGGGATAAGGATGAAGTTAGGGCTGAATTCAATAAGCTTCATAATTCTTTAAATGATGATCAAAGAGCAGTGTATAATGAGATTATGATTGCTGTTGGAC GTAAGACATTTCTTTGGAAAACTTTAGCTGCTTCCATAAGATGCAATGGACATATTGTTGTTAATGTTGCTTCAAGCGGGATTGCATCACTGTTGTTGTCACGAGGCCGTACTGCCCATTCAAGATTTCATATTCCGATTAATCTTACTGAAGATTCCGTTTGTCATATCAAACCTAATTCTGAAATCGCTAATCTTCTAGACGAAGCCAAGTTGATTATTTGGGACGAAGCACCGATGGTACACAAACATGCTTTTGAAGCTCTTGATCGTACATTGAAAGATGTTTTGAGTGTCTCCGATTCACGTAATTCCGAACTTCCCTTTGGTGGAAAGACTATTGTTTTCGGTGGTGACTTTAGGCAAATCTTACCGGTTGCACAAAACGGCACAAGGCAAGACATTGAACACGCCTCTTTATGTTCATCTTACATTTGGTCCACTTGCAAGGTTTTAAAATTGACCCGTAACATGCGTTTATCTCTTGGAAGCAGTAGTTCAAACATTGATGAGATAAACGATTTTGCGAAATGGCTTCTTGAAATTGGTGAAGGCAATATTGGTGATGGTAACGATGGCGATTCAACTATAGAAATACCAAACGATCTTCTAATCACCGATTCAACTGATCCAATTCAAAGCTTGATTGACTTTGTATATCCATCAGTTCTTGACCGTTTTAAAGATTGTGACTACTTTTCTGAAAGAGCCATACTTGCTCCTAAAAATGAAGTTGTACAGGTATCAATGATCGTTTGCTTGCATTATTTCCCGGTGAAGAAGTAG